The window CGATAACTAGGACATTTTCTTATCTGGCCACTAGTAGAACGCAAAATCTTTTCTCTTAAATCCGGAACATCATGGCAAGCCGGCATACTTTTTTCTCGGGCTTCGACAGCCCCATGCGCCCACCTCGACACGGACCCGAACAATCAACCACCAACTCCCCTGTGCCTGGGATACTGCTGGCGCGTCGTCCGGGGATCTGGGTCGTTGCCATTCGATTCAACACCGGCGTCCCCACGTCTCATTGTTCTCAGTGCCACGGTGCGGCCGGCTTCGCCCTTGGCGTGCTTTGTGGAAAATCGTCCGATAACTCGTTTTTCATGCGATTGAGGAATAGCAAAACAGGATATGGAAATTATTATTTTTCATTTACCATATAACCATGCAAATAGAGTTTTTTTTAAGAGAAAAGGTTGTTTCACGGAAATAATTTTGGTGAGACTCCAACGAAACAAAATCTGCTAATGGATTGCAGCCCAAGTAAGGACCCTTTCTTTTTTAGAGAATCAGTAAGGATTATCTTTGGTTTGTTTGCATTGGATGTGGACTTTTTTTCAGCACATCGGTTGAAGTAGGCATATAAAGACACGCGCGCATGCCGTGCTGATCCGCCGTATACAAACCGAAAGAACGATCTACAAAGGAGATCTAGGTCAACCCCGGGCGGCCGGCCGCATCATGTCCACGTCCGGGCTCATGTCTGCCATGCGCGCCGCCGGCCGCCAGCACATCACGGTTTCCACCCTCCGCACGGCGCCGGCAGCCGGCTCTCACGTCTTCCGGATCGAGGAGTTCACACGAGTCAGGGAAAAGACGGCGAATGGCGCCGCCGTCTTGTCAAGCCCTTTTGCCGTCGGCGGCCACGACTGGCGTATCAGGTGCTTCCCCAACGGCAGACTCAAAGATTCGGAGGGCCATATCTCTCTCCACCTCCAGCACGGCAGCCACGCCAAGACCGGCGACGTCACGGCGACGTACAAGATGAGCATACTCGACAAATCCTGGGAGCCGTCGTGCACCCAAATAATGGAGAATCACCGCTTCGAGACAGACGATGGTTACTGGGGCTGGAGGAAGTTCATGAAACACACAGATCTTGACAGGGACAAGTACCTCAAGGACGACTGCCTGTCGGTCCTCTGCGACGTCACGGTCGACCTCGGGCTGCGCACCACCGATGAGGTTGCGGCGGCCGCGGAGGAACTCAATTCGGAACCGGCGCCGTCCGAGCCTCATCATGACTTGCATCTGGCGGAAGCAGCGGACGTAATGATCCACCTTGGCGACGGGCAGAGGATCGGAGCGCACCGGTGGGTGCTAGAGGCCCGATCCCTGGTATTTAAATCCGAAATCGCGCTCGCCCCGACAACCGACGAGAACATTGCTGAACTACgcgtcgacggtatggacgccgacgtGTGCAAGGCGCTGCTCAGGTTCATCTACACCGACTCACCGCCGGCGCAGCTCGAGGCCGCGCCCGCAACGACCGTGGAGCAGCTGCTCATGGCGGCGGACAGGTACGAACTGAAGAAGTTGAGGGCCGCCTGCGAGGAGGCGCTGTGCAAGAAGATCGACGTGAGCTCCGTGGCCACCGCCCTGGCGCTGGATGAGCGGTACTGCTGCCCGACGCTGAGGAAGGCGTGCATGAGGTTCCTCTCTTCTCCTGATAACCTAGAAGCTGTGGCGGCGTCATCTGATGGTTTGGAGCAGCTCAAGACACTCCGCCCCTCTGTCCTGCTGGATCTATTCGACAAGAACATGCCGTTGAGTGAGCAGCAACGGATGCTCCGGACAATCAGACTCGTGTGGGATCAGTCTGATAAAGGGTGGTGAAGGGTTTAGAAGGCCCACATTCCATTTTCTTTCATCATATATTATCTCTGTAGGAAAAGGGAAATATCATGGCCACGGGAGGCACATGTGCGATTGAAGTACTAGCGTAGCGTCTAGCGTCTCGTCTCCCTTCTTATGATTTCATGGTCTTTCGTTCTACTCTTTTCCCATTACTCTAGTTCCTTGTATTTGTGATTTGATCTGTTTGCTGCGCTTTGGTTGGTTGTCATTTGTGTTTTGGTCGCACCGTGTTGCCCTactttatatataatatatataacaCGAGACAAAATACACGTCGAACAATACAAGGTACCAAGGAATCCTTTTTATTATCAGTTATAAAGACAGTGTCCCCGGCCCTCTACCTGTTGGAGCTCCTCATGAAGGAGATGCCGCGACATAAGCCTAGTCTCGCAGAAGTAGTGGACGTGACGATCCACCTCAGCGATGGACAGACGATCGTGGGTGCTGAGGCCCGGTCGCCCATCCTCAAAGCAGATCTCACCCTCGCCTCAAACAACGCCATACTCCTGCTCGTGAATGACATGGACGCCAACGTGTTCAAAGCACTGCTCCAGTTCATCTACAACAAGTCACCGCCGCCGCAGCTCGAGACGGCACTGCCAGAGAATGTGGAGCGGCTGCTCACAACAGCCGACAGGTTTGAGCTGGAGAAGCTGAAGCTCCTCTGCGAGAAGGCGTTGTGCAGGCAAATTGACGCCAGCTCCGTGGCGACGTGCACGCAGTTCCTCATGAAGAACACGCCAACACATGGGCAACCAACTAGTACCAATGTATTATGAATTTACCAGCTAGTATGTTACTCCAATCGTAAAATTTTATGAATTTATTATACTCAACTAAGAGATTTATCTCCTTGGAAGATCAGATAACAGGGCTTTGCTTTTTAAGGTAAGCAATTGAACAATAGCACCGTTTGCAGTTCTGTTGACTGAACTGAAGGTTTAATTGTGACCTTTTAACCTTTAGCTATCTCCATCTTCTTCAAAGTCCACTCCATAATCATCTCGGAGACTACCTctatcaaaatataagatgtttttgacaCTACGAcaatgtcaaaaaacgtcttatatttttgaTACGGAGGAAGTATTTCAAATATGAGATACAAATATGCTAACTGTGGTTGCCTCAAGACCTTTAGTTAATTCCCAATCAACCACGCATCTTTAAAGACCATATTTCATTTTCAGTCACAAACAAAGCCTATATTGTGGCACTAACAGAGATCGTCCCAATGCCTCAATGCGCACACCAGTAGAATCTTGTGGCATTATGTGCTTCTTGCATTATTTTCTTGGACAACATATTATGGATGACTCGTCATGCTTGTATTGTCACTCGTCATGAGTTACACGATTTTTTGGCATCACACTTACAATATGGTTTATACTTAACTAATGTTTTGGCCATTGCTCACCACTGTATATATGGCTTGTTATATGTCAATACCATTTGATATGCTTGTGTTTTCTCTAGGCCGCTGGTTGTCATGCATGAGATGCTACATTCTAGGCTAAACTTTTGATGTGTCTCGCGGACCAGCTGAGATTTTAGAAGAAACTGCAATGAGTTATGGACTATAAACTGCAATGAGTTATGGACTATCTCCGGTGTCTTTCTTCGTGGACCATTTTTTATTTTACCTCAATATGACACACCATTCAGAACAATTGCGAAGGAACTACTTAATTCATACCTTTATGCATCAATCAGTATGGAACAGACTATACAAAACTaggttcatgttggaaatatgccctagaggcaataatatttgtattattgtATTTTTCATATTCATAGTtatagagtttatattctatgctatgactgtcatgatcctggaatatgtgattcagtgaaaaacttatatgcacgtgtggaatgatagaaGAAATataaaaggttcctagtcttgcctctaggactataactcaagtgttgttggtgatcacgttttccaGATCTTAGTATATCGTTAAGTTTAACGATGATcttaaaacaacattgagattatgacgttggaagaatAGTCATATTGAATTGATCAAATCTTGTTTAAAACTAGTTAACGGGGTAACTAAATTTTTGCTAAAACTGattggaggacgtctaacttggttttgcaaggTATGCCGCCACGGGgttgtttttgaaattactgccaTGGCAACGAAATATTGGTCGGCGTGGCGCTTCAACTGGAGATTGAAGATGATCACGGAGATTCCCGACgcccagggctataccatatcatgcttttATGAACTGTCTGAGATGTTTATCACTTTGTTCTTTGCACCCTTTGATTGCCCATTAGTCAATTATTAGGCCGATCTCTTACAGTAAATATCAAGCTAAAAGATGCACTTCCCAGTGTTGTGCTACGACCTTTTAGCATCTCAGAGTTCATCATTGATGGTGTCCTAGATTAGGGAGTACTAACCTAGTCGACCACTaggagggaaaaccctagtagtagtgctAGTTTTTTTGCCTAGTTGTAGCGCGGGTACCAGCGCTACAGCTAAACTTTAGCAATAGTGCTGgtcttcccgcgctactactaagtatgaTAGCAATAGCGTGCTTAtgcgccagcgctactgctaagtagtagCAGCATTGGCtctgacccgcgctactgctattcatcGTATTTTTTTATACTATATTTAGACATCATTATACAAATTTTGATATAGTGGCAATTAAGGGACTGTTACATGATCATGATCAtgttgagttattatatcattagaTGGAAGaaacacgttgaagaagcagaaggcattcttaattacgaaaaaaagacTTGTCGTCGTTGCATACCTACAAATATTGAAGGTCTCGTACAGCTTAATAGTGAAGCGTCGGCCGTCTtctaggtgaggcatgtcgcacagaccccgGTCGTCACTGCAGTAGTCGCACTCAGGATCctatcatcgtcagacatttcctatgttcataattcaaagattaaacttctgaaatttaatatatgtactacaaaaa is drawn from Triticum dicoccoides isolate Atlit2015 ecotype Zavitan chromosome 4A, WEW_v2.0, whole genome shotgun sequence and contains these coding sequences:
- the LOC119289791 gene encoding BTB/POZ and MATH domain-containing protein 2-like, translated to MSTSGLMSAMRAAGRQHITVSTLRTAPAAGSHVFRIEEFTRVREKTANGAAVLSSPFAVGGHDWRIRCFPNGRLKDSEGHISLHLQHGSHAKTGDVTATYKMSILDKSWEPSCTQIMENHRFETDDGYWGWRKFMKHTDLDRDKYLKDDCLSVLCDVTVDLGLRTTDEVAAAAEELNSEPAPSEPHHDLHLAEAADVMIHLGDGQRIGAHRWVLEARSLVFKSEIALAPTTDENIAELRVDGMDADVCKALLRFIYTDSPPAQLEAAPATTVEQLLMAADRYELKKLRAACEEALCKKIDVSSVATALALDERYCCPTLRKACMRFLSSPDNLEAVAASSDGLEQLKTLRPSVLLDLFDKNMPLSEQQRMLRTIRLVWDQSDKGW